In Aegilops tauschii subsp. strangulata cultivar AL8/78 chromosome 3, Aet v6.0, whole genome shotgun sequence, one genomic interval encodes:
- the LOC109772528 gene encoding 17.5 kDa class II heat shock protein-like, whose amino-acid sequence MEGRMFGLETPLMTALQHLLDIPDGEAGGPGNAGGEKQGPTRAYVRDARAMAATSADVKELPGAYAFVVDVPGLGSGDIKVQVEDERVLVISGERRREEKEDARYLRMERRMGKLMRKFVLPENADTEKISAVCRDGVLTVSVEKLPPPEPKKPKTIQVQVA is encoded by the coding sequence ATGGAGGGCAGGATGTTCGGGCTGGAGACCCCGCTGATGACGGCGCTGCAGCACCTGCTGGACATCCCCGACGGCGAGGCCGGCGGGCCCGGCAACGCCGGCGGCGAGAAGCAGGGCCCGACGCGCGCCTACGTCCGCGACGCGCGCGCCATGGCGGCCACCTCCGCCGACGTGAAGGAGCTGCCGGGCGCGTACGCGTTCGTGGTGGACGTGCCGGGGCTGGGGTCCGGCGACATCAAGGTGCAGGTGGAGGACGAGCGGGTGCTGGTGATCAGCGGCGAGCGCCGGAGGGAGGAGAAGGAGGACGCCAGGTACCTGCGGATGGAGCGCCGCATGGGCAAGCTGATGCGCAAGTTCGTGCTGCCGGAGAACGCCGACACGGAGAAGATCTCCGCCGTGTGCCGCGACGGGGTGCTCACCGTGTCCGTCGAGAAGCTGCCGCCGCCCGAGCCCAAGAAGCCCAAGACCATCCAGGTCCAGGTCGCCTGA